One Brassica oleracea var. oleracea cultivar TO1000 chromosome C7, BOL, whole genome shotgun sequence genomic window carries:
- the LOC106306862 gene encoding tyrosine decarboxylase 1-like, with protein MENGSSNKALKPMDSEQLREYGHRMVNFIADYYKTIETFPVLSQVQPGYLHNLLPDSAPEQPETLEQVLDDVKEKILPGVTHWQSPSFFAYYPANSSVAGFLGEMLSAALNIVGFSWVSSPAATELEMIVLDWFAKLLNLPEQFLSRGNGGGVIQGTASEAILVVMIAARDKVLRSLGKKALEKLVVYSSDQTHSSLQKACQLAGIHLENCRVLKTDSSTNYALRPESLQEAVSKDLEAGLIPFFLCGTVGTTSSTAVDPLAALGKMAKSNEMWFHVDAAYAGSACICPEYRQYIDGVETADSFNMNAHKWFLTNFDCSLLWVKDRYALTEALSTNPEFLKNKASQANLVVDYKDWQIPLGRRFRSLKLWMVLRLYGAETLKSYIRNHIKLAKDLQQLVSQDPNFEVVTPRIFSLVCFRIAAVDNDDEKTCNNLNRSLLDAVNSSGKLFISHTSLSGKFVLRLAIGAPLTEEKHVMDAWKVIQEEASFLLASQVK; from the exons AT GGAAAATGGTAGTAGCAACAAGGCGTTGAAGCCGATGGACTCAGAGCAACTGAGAGAGTACGGACATCGAATGGTCAATTTCATTGCCGATTATTACAAAACCATCGAGACTTTCCCTGTCCTTAGCCAAGTTCAG CCTGGTTATCTTCATAATCTTTTGCCTGATTCAGCACCAGAACAACCTGAAACCCTGGAACAAGTTCTTGACG ATGTGAAGGAGAAGATATTGCCTGGAGTAACGCATTGGCAAAGCCCTAGCTTCTTTGCTTATTACCCTGCTAACAGCAGCGTTGCAGGGTTCTTGGGTGAGATGTTGAGTGCTGCTCTCAATATTGTTGGTTTTAGTTGGGTATCTTCTCCAGCTGCCACTGAGCTCGAGATGATCGTTCTTGATTGGTTTGCCAAACTTCTCAACCTGCCAGAGCAGTTTCTATCCAGAG GAAATGGAGGTGGAGTCATCCAAGGGACAGCTAGTGAAGCTATTCTTGTTGTTATGATTGCTGCCCGCGACAAGGTCTTAAGAAGCCTTGGCAAGAAGGCGCTTGAGAAGCTCGTTGTCTACTCCTCTGACCAGACACATTCATCTTTACAGAAAGCTTGCCAG CTAGCCGGTATCCATCTAGAGAATTGCAGGGTCCTGAAAACAGATTCATCTACAAATTACGCTCTGCGCCCTGAATCACTTCAAGAAGCTGTTTCTAAGGATCTTGAAGCTGGATTGATTCCATTCTTCTTATGTGGCACT GTTGGAACAACTTCTTCAACAGCAGTTGATCCACTAGCAGCACTGGGAAAGATGGCAAAG AGCAATGAGATGTGGTTTCACGTGGATGCAGCGTACGCTGGAAGTGCTTGTATATGTCCAGAGTATAGGCAGTACATTGACGGAGTAGAAACTGCAGATTCTTTTAACATGAATGCTCACAAATGGTTCCTCACCAACTTCGATTGTTCCCTTCTTTGGGTGAAG GATCGGTATGCTCTCACTGAAGCTCTTTCAACAAATCCAGAGTTTCTCAAAAACAAG GCTTCTCAAGCAAACTTGGTTGTTGACTACAAAGATTGGCAAATCCCTCTCGGAAGAAGATTCAG ATCATTGAAACTATGGATGGTTTTAAGGCTATATGGAGCTGAGACCTTGAAGAGCTATATAAGAAACCATATCAAACTGGCTAAAGATCTCCAACAGCTTGTCTCTCAAGATCCTAACTTTGAG GTTGTGACTCCTAGGATCTTTTCTCTGGTCTGTTTCCGTATAGCAGCTGTTGATAACGACGATGAAAAAACATGCAACAACCTAAACCGCAGCCTCCTAGACGCAGTGAACTCTTCAGGGAAACTCTTCATTTCTCACACT AGCTTGTCTGGAAAATTCGTACTACGTTTGGCCATAGGAGCACCACTGACGGAGGAGAAGCACGTGATGGACGCATGGAAGGTTATCCAGGAAGAAGCATCTTTCTTGCTTGCTTCTCAAGTAAAATAA